The nucleotide sequence CTGCAATTTTCTATTGACAATCTTTTTGTTTTTGACAAtccttttttttgcattttgtcaACGCTTACGGACAAACGCTTTTCCTTATTTCAGCTGATATAAATTAGAAAAGGGCTGTGCACCTGTTTATATTTTATCACAAAAAAGGAGTAGATTTGAAAAGGAAAAGAATAAATGAACGTGTCCATAATAGCTACTTGATACCATATATAACCTCTGCAATTTTTTGGTCACTCCTACTTAATATAGTTAGCAACTTGGCATATAATCTCAGTGGTGGATTATGCTGCCAGAGTATATCACCGAAAGATTATAGGGGAGACTTCCAAGAGAAGGCAATCAGAATAAGAGAAGACTTCGTTTTCTGATAGATTTACTTCGTGGAAAAGGAATCGCATAGAACTTTTtataaagaaatcactaaaaaaaatGGGCAGAAAGACTTTTTtcttgaaacaaggcaaaagacttgccattttcattgattaaaaaGGAGTGAGAATTGCCTGGTTAATtgacggaaaaccgggctaaaaccgatacaaccAACCCACATAAAGTGGGtaccaccggccaacctggccaccgacatgggATCACAGAGCTACAAAGAGGGAAAGACATCCGTCGAGCAGTCGcaagcgtcatcgtcatcaccggctaCCTCCGAACGGGCGACTCCGACTTCACCGTAGACCTTCATCGTCGAAGCCGACCCGCAAACAGCTGCACAGAAACCATGACATCACATGCCAACAGCAGGCCACACGCGCGAACAACCGACAGCTCCGACTCTGACGACGATCATCAcaagggaaatatgcaggacttgcgccgaccgtgccctaaagagcacctcggacacgccggGAAGATCCGACTACCGAAGCCCGAGCCGCGACCAAAGCTCCTCTcgacgccatcatcgttgccaaacagaaaTCAGCGCCCCCGAAAAGGCTGCCTCAGCAAACtacgcggcgaagatgccgcaaaccatgcggcgaagatgccgcaacccccgcggcgaagatgccgccatccacCGGTCTCCCAGTCGTAGCCTgctccgagacgatgcccccaaggaggagaaagacgcgaagacGCCTCCATCTCTCGATCCAGcggatctgaggtttccctccggAGCCAAAGCCGTGGGGAGAAGCAGGAGCACCTCCACGATGACGCTTCCAAGAAAGATCACGGTACCCTTGGGCACCGCCGTCACCGGCTCCGACGGAGACCGGAGCAAGGATTTCTCTTGGAGTTGCGCCGTCCACCATCCGCCACCGACCACCGCCTACTAACCACCACCCCTGCTGAGAGCAACCTCACTCCGGCCGCGGGATCCCTCGATCCACCGCAACTAGACACGCACCACCTCCCGGGCcgtagccgccgccaccaccacatccggggccgccgccccggcaaccGAAGACCTCCACCGCGCGGCCGCCGCACGCTGCACAGCCAGAGAGGAAACCCGAGCAGGGAGGGGGGGCCGCCACCCCACCCCAACTCGCCAGACGAGCAGCCAGATCCGCCGCCTCGTCAGCCGAAACACCAGCCGGCACCACCACGACACCAAGCAGGAGAACGCAGCAAGGGCCCCTCCACGACGAGCAGCAGGGGGCCGAGCCTCCCTCGAACCCAACACCACCGTCCGCGCCGGCCGCAGCTCGCGAGGATCCAGATCGGGCCCGCACGGGCGCCACGACCGCGACCGCCGCTCGCAACGGCGCGCCCAGCTTCGCGACCAGATCCCGAGCCTCGCGCCGGAGACCTCCTCCACCGCGAGCCAGGACGCCGCCCCGGAGCCAGGACGCCGCAGAAAGACTGAATAATATAAGCGGTTTCTCAACTAGTTACAAATACACACCTTTTATGTCAACATGAATGATGATACTATTTTCTTTTTTATTAGTAATGGAATGAACCTTGATGGTCTCTTCACGGACGATAGATTCCACACGATCGGCGGACGACAGTGCGAATCACGTCCAAATCTCCTGGTTACACGCTCACTGTGAAGCTGCCATGTAGGATCGTTCACGTGTCGGGCGCTAGTATATCGTGTGTATAGCAGCGCTCAAAAGTTAGTAGTTAGATGCTTCAGAAGTCAACATCGCAATAGGGACCGGCTACTCATAAAGCCGATGGATAAAACcgagtttgaaaaaaaaaatcaatacCTATGAGTTCATAAATGAGAAAAAAATCGTATACATTGGGTAACCTGGGACGGGATGCGGGAAGGCAATACCCATATCTTGTTCCTGCATAACCGTAACCGGTAGGTATCATGTGCCATTCACTAAgaaggaataatccctagccgctTACCCTAGTCTAATCCAGCTGCGAACCTCAACCCAAAATTCCCTCCCCTTACCCATCGCGCGCTGTCACACCACACAAACCCCACCTCCCCCATCTCGCTCTCACTGGAACCCTAGGTGGGCGTCATAGGCTACCCCCTCCAGGCCGTCGCAGTTGCATGCCTGCGTGCAGGCTACAATGACGCAATGGGTTGTCTTCCTCATCTCCTCGTCTCCTTATTCCACATGTTTTCCTCCGCGCAACCATGACATCTCCTCTTGCAACTCTCTACTCATCGCCCCCTCCACGCGCCTACCGCCAGATGGTTGGGATACCTTCTTCCCGCTGTGCCACACTCCATGCCTCTAGTCGACAAGCACATGGAGAACGACTAAGAGGACGTTGAGGAGGCTTCCTCCAGTACGGATGACCTCCTCCTTGTAACTCTGGTAGATGGGGAGGAATTTCAAGAAGATGTCGCATATGGGAGTGGTTCTACGGCGCCGAAGCCTTCGCCTATCCCCATGCCCTACGCCTCCAGCCACCTTCAAGGGGGCAGATTCCCGGGGTGCCCGCGAGTGAATTAGTCGAGGTGGGCGAGATGCGTATTTATAACCGCGGGTATTACCCGCACCCAACCAGTAATGGGTATAGGAATAATATGAAACCAAGGGCGCGGGTAAGGGTACGGATATGAGCGAAAAATATTGAAACGGGTGAGGGTTTGGAATGGCATTACCTGCATCCGAACCCGGTGGGTGCCATGTTGATTTGGAAGATGGTGTTAGGGCACCAAATCTTTCCTCAAATATACGCGGACACTTTTATGACTCCAACACTAGTGTTTGTATGTGTGTATTTGAGCATATGCAATTGTACTATGTTTAATAAATGTTCATGGACAGGTCTGAACATTCAAAAATCCGCGTCTACAAATTGGAGGACTCTGGGAGAGAGCCCGGACAGTCCTTTTGGTCCACTGTCAGCTAGACCATATCTCTCATAGTCGATATCCTTTTCTCCTATTGACTTGCCTGGCCATCTGGCAGTCATAGCCCATGGTGCAAATTTGAGGAACACAATTGGATAATTGGGCTACCTGCAAACTATGTCTATAGACATTTGATCATATCGTTTGGTGATCTGCGTTGGCGATGCCTTTATTAGCTTTGCAACTCTTGTCATCACACTCGTTTTGTTTTAATGAAAACATATGTAAATGTTCTTCTTAACTTAGTACAATCATAGATGCCCACATACATGCACATATACTCATTTTCTTCGGACCCTGAACGTACTacacaacatcttgagattgacgaagtcacctcACGCACCTCGCGGCTGACGGGATTGTCTTCTCCCACTGAACGACATTGGCAGAAAGCCTGAAATAAATGCAGTAAATGCGAGCACCATTGCCGGTGCTAAGACTTAAATCCTGGTGCACTGATTTAATCACAAGAAGATTAAAATTTGTTTGCTGGTCACATGACGGGTCGATCCCAACGACCGGCTTGAGTGAAATCACGGGAtatttccctctcttttcctttcaaacaaaaagaaaaatgaaaattagAGAGGAGAGAGAAGCGCCCGATAATAAAAGGGCGTAAAGAGTCCGCGCCTCTCTTTCCCCATTCCCACTCCGCAGTGTCCCCGGCGCCCCGCCCACCCACCCACTTCGCCGGCGGCGGGAGGAGCTTTGGCCGgagcctcccccgccgccgccgcctccaccaccctCACCGCCGCATCgccgcaggaggaggaggagggaggaggccatGGGGCACGGGGTGAGCTGCGCGCGCACCGGCGACGAGCACGACTTCTTCCGCGCGGCGCAGCTCGGGGACCTCGACGCCCTGGGCGCGCTCCTCGCCGCCGACGCCTCCCTCGCCCGCCGCGCCACCCTCTACGACCGCCTCTCCCCGCTCCACATCGCCGCCGCCAATGGCCGCCTCGAGGTCCGTCCGTCGAGCGTCCGACGGCAGCTCCCCCCCACCAGCCGCAGCCATGGATCATTGGATCCCCTTGAATTTCTACTGTTCTCTGAGCTTTCTTCCTCCTCGCAGGCGCTCTCCATGTTCCTGGATCGCGGGGCGCAGCCGGACGCCGTGGATCGGCACAAGCAGGTGCGAGATCCCACTTCAAAATCTCCCctctttttatttttccttctcCCCCAACAAGCTCCTTCAAAATCTCACCTGTTTCTCTCTCTGTCTTGTCCTCCAGACCCCCCTGATGCTCGCCGCCATGCACGGCAAGATCGGCTGCGTGCTCAAGCTCCTCCAGGCCGGCGCAAACGTGAGCAAAACAAGAGATCTGCAGCCTCATTATCCCGCACTGAATGAGCTTAATTATTTCTGTGCGCGTTTGTTACCAGATCTTGATGTTCGACTCGGTGCACGCGCGGACCTGCCTCCACCACGCGGCCTACTACGGCCACGTCGACTGCCTGGACGCCATCCTCTCCACGGCGCGGACCACGCCGGTGGCCGGCTCATGGTGAGACCCCGCTCCATTCCTTGGCTCCATAGATCTCGCCGGATCGGTTGTTACTACAGTAGTTGGCAAGACTGCTCACCTGCCGCTGTCGAAGCTTCGCAGGGGGTTCGCCCGGTTCGTCAACGTCAGGGACGACCACGGCGCCACGCCGCTGCACCTCGCCGCCAGGCAGGGCCGGCCGGGCTGCGTGCAGGTGCTGCTGGAGAACGGCGCCATCGTGTCGGCATTGACCGGATCATACGGGTAATGTTGCCCTGTCATTTTGGGTTTCAGCTGAATTTGGTTATGCAAAATGCTGATCTTGATGTGTTCTTGTTGCAGCTTCCCTGGTAGCACGTCGCTGCATTTGGCCGCTCGCAGCGGGGACTTGGATTGCATCCGGAAGCTGCTTGCCTGGGGAGCTGATCGGCTCCAAAGGGACTCTGCCGGGTGAGAACTAGATCCTCCCTGCCATGGGTCTGCCTTTCACATTGTTGGTGTATATAGCAGCACAGTTTTTAGGTGCTCTGTTGGTAATCAGCAAGTAGAACTCAACTAGCCAATTAACAAATGAACTTACTGTGCATTTGCTGAATCCACATTTGGAAAGTTCACTATGCCACTATCAACAAATTTTGATGTGCTCTCTTAATGACTTGCTCATAGTCGTCCTGCTGAAATCTTATGACAAATGTTGTTGTCCCACCAGGAGAATCCCCTATGTGGTGGCACATAAGCGCAACCACGGGGCATGCGCGGCATTGCTGAACCCTTCGTCGGCAGAGCCTATGGTGTGGCCTTCCCCGCTCAAGTTCATCAGCGAGCTCGACCCGGAAGCCAAGGCTCTGCTGGAAGCGGCCCTGATGGAAGCCAacagggagagggagaagaagatCCTGAAGGACGCAAAGTGCTCGCCGCAGTCCCCTTTGGTGTACGATGATGATCACATCGACGACGACATGTTCTCGGAGGTATCATCCGGTTCTTGATTTACACAACACATTACTTAGATGATCTGTTCTCACTTCATTTCGGGCTAGTGAGGCTGATGATGATGCATCCTCATTTGTGCTGCGCAGGTGAGCGACACGGAGCTGTGCTGCATCTGCTTCGACCAGGCGTGCACCATCGAGGTGCAGGACTGCGGGCACCAGATGTGCGCGCCCTGCACGCTGGCGCTGTGCTGCCACAACAAGCCCAACCCGGCGACCCTGACAATGCCCTCGCCGGCCTGCCCGTTCTGCCGCGGCAGCATCTCACGGCTGGTGGTGGCCCGTGCACAGACAGCAGACGGCGGCGACCCCGACAGGCCAGCCTCCCCGCAGCTCGCGCACCGGCGGTCCCGGCGCTCCCACAACCTCAGTGagggcagcagcagcttcaagggGCTGTCCTCGGCCATCTCCAAGATCGCCCGCGGCTCGAGCCGGATGGCCGAGAGCGACAGCGCTGCCATGGACAAGCCCGAGCACGATCCGTGACCGAGGCAGAACACACAGATTTCGGACCTCCACAGCCTCTGAAAACCCCAGATGATgagaagagaagagaaaaaggaaaaaaatccatGGAAGCTCTAGGTAGGAACCAAATAAGCACCCTCCATTTCCACCCATCCTTTTGTTTGTGTGCCCTGTATTTTTGGAGTCGCCGGCCGGCCAATCTTTCGGAAATGCATATAGGCTGAGCTCTGTGATGAGATGAGATGAGGGGAGCTGTTCATCATCATGGAGCCTGGTGTTGGCGAATGATGCCGGCATCTGatctgactgctgctgctgcttcacggttcaatgatctctgaatctgGCCTGCCGCGGCCATGCCATGGCATGTGGGCGCTGTCCCCCCGCTGTCCTGTGCGTGCGTTGGATCACGGCCATTTTTGGACCTTAATGCCTCTTGTTTAATGGCAGCGCGGCGGCAGGGTGGCCCGGTCCTGTCCTTGGATGGATCGCCATGACTGActttggctgctgctgctgctgctgcggtgcTGCCTAGATGAGTTGATGGCATTGTAGACTGCCACTTTGATCCGTGACTGCTTGCTGTAATGTTTCCTTTGTCCGTGTTGCAACTGTATCTTCAAATGTCGCtcaattttactactccctccgttccatttcataatataagagtgtttcttACACTAGCGTCAGTGTCAAGAACGCTCTTATATCATGAGACGATGCACGAGGAAAGTAAAAATATCCTTGGAACTTGCTTGTTATCCTGTAGTAATTTTATCCCGTCTGTCTCTGGAACTTGCTTTGGTTGTGGTGTATTAGCACTAACCACCACATGGGAAAAATATCGCCAGGACAAGACATGAAGCCTGCCCCTGAGGTGATGAGGTGGGTTAATTAGCTGCTGACCCAACGCGGTAGTGACGGTCGCTCACCGGACATTGCAGCGCTCCCGATAGACAAACCCTTCGTCGTTTGCTCTTCTTTTTGGAGCATGGTGTTCGCAACGAACCTTTGCAAAATGTATCGAAACACTCCCCATTTACGTCATACAGGAGAATGGAGACGTCCGAGATTGGCGCGCATAGTATGGTTGGACCAATAAGTCTAACTCGAACGCACGACTTCAAATGGTCCGTCCGCGTCCGCTTGAGGGTAAACAGACAAAGGAGACCTTTCAACGCACAGCCGCAAACGGACGACGGTCCGTTTTCGACCATTTTTCTAGCCCAAATTTGAGCCGAGTGTGCGGCCGAACAGGCCGGGCATGCGCCCTTGTTCTCCCCtagcccgcccgtcggtggcacagtgCAGCCACTTTCCCTCCCTTTCCTTcaaaaccctcccccccccccctttctccATCCACCATGACCGACGATGCCAATCCCCGCGACCCACCACCGGCCGCCCGCCCCTTAGCGAAGAAAAAGAAGCCGCCGAAGAAGACTCAGTCGGAGCTGACGCCGAATCAGCCAAGAGGAAGAACCAGCGAACTGTCGCCGCCGTAGATCACTCGTcatcgaacttgagcatgtcggcctgcatcttctcgagcCACGGCCTCCTCCTTGGCGACACAGTGTTGAGATCCACCTGCATGATCTCCACCCAGGCCACcatgctcgcgagagccacttctttcgccttggtcttggcattggcgGCCTTGATCTCTAGCATCttcgcttgcttctccgcctccatctcaagcatcttggcttgcttctccgcgtccatctcaagcctcctcctttggatctccaagAAGGCGTTCATTTGCTCTTCCTTGTCTTGCCGGCGCTTCTCCTCTATTGAGTCCTTCTtggtcatcatgccctccacggttGCGATCAAGGCGATCGACGCCGCATCCCGCTTGTCGTCCTTGGAGTTAGTCTTCCCCCGCGGCCGAGCCTTCTAgccgtccccaacctcctccacggcttgCTTCCCCCCACGCGACTTGAGGAGGGCATATtacgccttgaacttctcctcgtcttTGATGAACTtaaagcaatgggagaggttgaagcacttgccattgtgttggacCTTAAAtacctccaaagcttgaaatgcctacaaatatatttcatccaagCATATTGGTAAATGGTATGCAAacgaacacacaagcataaacttgatgacacaaaagagggtggcttgctagcataccatgtcttgcatgccaatgccgctcacggggcgggccttgacgctctcaagagtggcacaCAACTTGTTCCGCTCTTATTGGATCACCCTCCATCGCTTCGAAATGGACACCCACCCGCACGTGCTTACTATTTGGTACggcggaaacttcttgcgctcatggaaCTCATGGTGGACACGAATCAAAaaagttgaatgcttttgttcAGCGCCCGTCTTGGGGTCTTGCCCAATGTCTCTCCAACACTCGCAAAAAAGCTTGTCCTCGGCCGTCGTGTATCCTTGGtccgcttgctcttgcgcttcagcTTCACCCCGACGgattggttggcgagctcgtcctcgaacaaaggctcccctTCGATGTCACACTCATCCTCTTCGTCTTGCCCGTAGTCCTCCGAAAACTCGTGGTCGAGagggaagccgtccaggtccaggccgacctgatcacgcatgaaggccgcctgatcTTCATTGTAGCTAGCGGACGGCGTGAACGCCCCtcggccgtcctggctttgtgcCTCGTCGAGATCGTAGCCAACGACTTGCGCACCACCCTCGAAGATCATgttctgcatgtagtcctcgtcgcCAGCGGccggcattccgtcgaacaggttGCGTGCGCCGGAAGTACGTCGGCTGGCATCTGCTGCACGTGTTTCCTCGCGCCTATGACGAGCCACCAGCCACCAGtatggcgttgaggtcgatgggcgcgggcgcgggcgtggaaggcgcgaccacgctatccccggagaggcgggaggcctgcgggtaaACATGGAAGCGGGGCATCGGGGTGCAAGCCGACGCGCGAggcgagtcgggcagcaccatccgagggaatgcagatgagccggtgctggccgcggccacggcggcgttGACGAGGCCGTGCTGGATAGGGTTTAACCTAGCATATAGAGCGCCTCCCTTGTTGCTGCAGCGAGGCgggcgttggtgacctcctgctgcgcg is from Triticum aestivum cultivar Chinese Spring chromosome 1B, IWGSC CS RefSeq v2.1, whole genome shotgun sequence and encodes:
- the LOC123104853 gene encoding E3 ubiquitin-protein ligase XB3, giving the protein MGHGVSCARTGDEHDFFRAAQLGDLDALGALLAADASLARRATLYDRLSPLHIAAANGRLEALSMFLDRGAQPDAVDRHKQTPLMLAAMHGKIGCVLKLLQAGANILMFDSVHARTCLHHAAYYGHVDCLDAILSTARTTPVAGSWGFARFVNVRDDHGATPLHLAARQGRPGCVQVLLENGAIVSALTGSYGFPGSTSLHLAARSGDLDCIRKLLAWGADRLQRDSAGRIPYVVAHKRNHGACAALLNPSSAEPMVWPSPLKFISELDPEAKALLEAALMEANREREKKILKDAKCSPQSPLVYDDDHIDDDMFSEVSDTELCCICFDQACTIEVQDCGHQMCAPCTLALCCHNKPNPATLTMPSPACPFCRGSISRLVVARAQTADGGDPDRPASPQLAHRRSRRSHNLSEGSSSFKGLSSAISKIARGSSRMAESDSAAMDKPEHDP